A stretch of the Haloarcula ordinaria genome encodes the following:
- a CDS encoding sensor histidine kinase — protein sequence MTERKQRERDLQRSRELFDGLVEHFPNGGVFLFDEALRFTVVGGDELENGGLSAEEMVGKRPADVFPPANAAVLEDAYRAALAGEEQSFEDSYQGRDYHVQVLPIHDEDGAVAAGMAVAQNITDRNQTREVLEQQNRQLEEFAAVVSHDLRGPLNVATGRLALARQTGENEHLDEVERAHERMSELVESLLALARAGQAVGETAHVSLQAVSEACWATVETGTARLRVDGDCRFQADDSRLRQVLENLFRNAVEHGTDSERADSSVTVRVGPLADGFYVEDDGVGLDDVPAADIFERAVTTKPEGTGFGLATVREVVEAHGWSVAASDSPEGGLRFEITGVGPE from the coding sequence GTGACCGAACGCAAGCAGCGCGAACGCGACCTCCAGCGGAGCCGCGAGCTGTTCGACGGCCTCGTCGAGCACTTCCCGAACGGCGGCGTGTTCCTGTTCGACGAAGCCCTCCGGTTCACCGTCGTCGGCGGGGACGAACTCGAGAACGGCGGGCTGTCGGCCGAGGAGATGGTCGGCAAGCGTCCGGCCGACGTCTTCCCACCGGCGAACGCCGCAGTGCTCGAAGACGCCTACCGGGCCGCGCTGGCCGGCGAGGAGCAGTCCTTCGAGGACAGCTACCAGGGCAGAGACTACCACGTCCAGGTGCTCCCCATCCATGACGAGGACGGCGCAGTCGCCGCCGGCATGGCCGTCGCCCAGAACATCACCGACCGAAACCAAACGCGAGAGGTGCTCGAACAGCAGAACCGCCAGCTCGAAGAGTTCGCCGCCGTGGTCTCCCACGACCTGCGTGGCCCGCTGAACGTCGCGACCGGGCGCCTCGCGCTCGCGCGCCAGACGGGCGAGAACGAGCACTTGGACGAGGTCGAGCGCGCACACGAGCGGATGTCGGAGCTGGTCGAGAGCCTGCTAGCGCTGGCCAGGGCGGGCCAGGCCGTCGGCGAGACGGCCCACGTGTCCCTCCAGGCGGTGTCCGAGGCGTGCTGGGCCACCGTCGAGACGGGGACGGCCCGCCTCCGCGTCGACGGTGACTGCCGGTTCCAGGCCGACGACTCGCGGCTCCGACAGGTGCTCGAGAATCTGTTCCGGAACGCCGTCGAACACGGGACCGACAGCGAGCGGGCCGATTCCTCGGTGACAGTCCGCGTCGGGCCGCTGGCCGACGGCTTCTACGTCGAGGACGACGGGGTGGGCCTCGACGACGTCCCGGCGGCCGACATCTTCGAACGCGCGGTCACGACCAAGCCGGAGGGAACCGGGTTCGGGCTCGCGACGGTCAGGGAGGTCGTGGAGGCCCACGGGTGGTCGGTCGCCGCGAGCGACAGCCCCGAGGGTGGCCTCCGGTTCGAGATCACCGGCGTCGGCCCCGAGTGA
- a CDS encoding amino acid-binding protein — translation MFDEIMQKFEDSPGQQDVIRLLLERGFSVNDEGRVVSGGIEIPNTGIAREAGVDRRVVNATTDAILADDELRRIFGNISAVPSLLDLAPVLDLTAITVHVREAEEAGIVATVTSAIADHGISIRQVLTEDPEFTDEAVLYVITDEALPGDLINEIRALPFVRTIELA, via the coding sequence ATGTTCGACGAGATCATGCAGAAGTTCGAGGACTCGCCGGGCCAGCAGGACGTCATCCGCCTCCTGCTGGAGCGGGGGTTCTCGGTCAACGACGAGGGGCGGGTGGTCTCGGGAGGCATCGAGATTCCCAACACCGGCATCGCCCGGGAGGCCGGCGTCGACCGCCGGGTGGTCAACGCCACCACGGACGCCATCCTCGCAGACGACGAACTGCGGCGTATCTTCGGGAACATCTCGGCCGTCCCGAGCCTGCTGGACCTCGCACCGGTGCTCGATTTGACGGCCATCACCGTCCACGTCCGGGAGGCCGAGGAAGCGGGCATCGTCGCGACCGTCACCAGCGCCATCGCCGACCACGGCATCAGCATCCGGCAGGTGCTCACCGAGGACCCTGAGTTCACCGACGAGGCGGTCCTCTACGTCATCACCGACGAGGCGCTGCCCGGCGACCTCATCAACGAGATTCGCGCGCTACCCTTCGTGCGGACCATCGAGCTGGCCTGA
- a CDS encoding helix-turn-helix domain-containing protein has protein sequence MTEPDPSEIDDRQHDDHQPDDEPMVIFEFAVPAETLALEQPLAAFPDVVVELEQLVPTNNSPLPYLWTNEEQRPAFRTAVADDPHVDRIRKVATFEEGVLYGIEWADDADGLFDWIETQHEETAVLRARGHDDEWILQLRFPDRERLSEFRTFYEAQDIDLRPIRLYDLTDHMIGQYDITAKQREALLTALEMGHFAIPREATLEDVADSLDISARALSERLRRGQMALVSNTLMVGRPTGVGLGEQ, from the coding sequence GTGACTGAGCCAGACCCATCCGAGATCGACGACCGACAGCATGACGACCACCAACCCGACGACGAGCCGATGGTAATCTTCGAGTTTGCCGTGCCGGCCGAGACGCTGGCACTGGAGCAGCCCCTCGCGGCGTTCCCGGACGTCGTCGTCGAACTCGAGCAGTTGGTCCCGACCAACAACAGTCCGTTGCCCTATCTCTGGACGAACGAGGAACAGCGTCCCGCGTTTCGAACGGCCGTGGCAGACGACCCGCACGTCGACCGCATCCGGAAGGTTGCGACGTTCGAGGAGGGTGTCCTGTACGGTATCGAGTGGGCCGACGACGCCGACGGGCTGTTCGACTGGATCGAGACCCAGCACGAGGAAACTGCCGTCCTCCGAGCGCGGGGACACGACGACGAGTGGATACTCCAGCTCCGGTTTCCCGACCGGGAACGGCTGTCCGAGTTCCGAACGTTCTACGAAGCCCAGGACATCGACCTGCGCCCCATCCGTCTGTACGACCTCACAGACCACATGATAGGCCAGTACGACATCACGGCGAAACAGCGCGAAGCCCTTCTCACGGCGCTCGAGATGGGACATTTCGCCATTCCCCGCGAGGCGACCCTCGAAGACGTCGCCGACTCACTCGACATCTCCGCGCGGGCCCTGTCCGAGCGACTTCGACGCGGGCAGATGGCGCTCGTCAGCAACACGCTCATGGTCGGACGACCTACTGGCGTCGGCCTCGGCGAGCAGTAG
- a CDS encoding TrmB family transcriptional regulator, protein MTSDLLRDHLSTFGLSEKEIAAYLAVLRAGEATTKEVSRAADVSQGYVYELAGSLTERGLVTVDETASPTVLRARPPEEAVGSLSARLDQIGERIETLYDEPTEPEAAVEVLHSRTTVRKRARRALEDASHEAFLVLPFPEVEQVRDTLSAARERGVFVYLLAISPLGDAAVDWHRYADVVRTWEVPAPVYAITDGTRGLMGPHGVLSGRHGSEYALGFAQRDIGEAFYGNAVSNFWPMATTQHVADPDPLPASYEHFRTAVTNAALHRATGRDLLADVTVRDVETGDRAAYERVPVVAVRQNLVGEATNDFPIENGMAFETPDGRVAAGDGGGGIIPFYEGYAAETVTLYGGS, encoded by the coding sequence ATGACCTCCGACCTACTCCGTGACCACCTGTCGACGTTCGGCCTCTCCGAGAAGGAGATCGCCGCCTACCTCGCCGTGTTGCGCGCGGGCGAGGCGACCACGAAGGAGGTCTCGCGCGCCGCAGACGTCTCGCAGGGGTACGTCTACGAGCTCGCCGGGTCGCTCACCGAGCGGGGCCTGGTGACCGTCGACGAGACGGCCAGCCCCACGGTATTGCGAGCGCGGCCGCCCGAGGAGGCCGTCGGGTCGCTGTCGGCACGTCTCGACCAGATTGGGGAGCGCATCGAGACGCTGTACGACGAGCCCACCGAACCCGAGGCCGCCGTCGAGGTGCTCCACTCGCGGACGACGGTCCGCAAGCGCGCCCGACGCGCGCTCGAAGACGCCAGTCACGAGGCGTTCCTCGTCCTCCCGTTCCCGGAGGTCGAGCAGGTGCGCGATACGCTGTCGGCCGCCCGCGAGCGCGGCGTCTTCGTCTACCTGCTCGCCATCTCGCCGCTCGGGGACGCTGCCGTCGACTGGCACCGCTACGCGGACGTCGTCCGGACGTGGGAGGTGCCCGCCCCCGTCTACGCCATCACCGACGGGACGCGGGGACTGATGGGCCCACACGGGGTCCTCTCGGGCCGACACGGCTCGGAGTATGCGCTCGGGTTCGCCCAGCGGGACATCGGCGAGGCGTTCTACGGCAACGCGGTGAGCAACTTCTGGCCGATGGCGACGACCCAACACGTCGCCGACCCCGACCCGCTCCCGGCGTCCTACGAGCACTTCCGGACCGCCGTGACCAACGCGGCGCTCCACCGGGCGACGGGCCGTGACCTGCTTGCCGACGTCACCGTCCGCGACGTCGAGACCGGCGACCGGGCCGCCTACGAGCGCGTCCCGGTCGTCGCCGTCCGGCAGAACCTGGTCGGCGAGGCGACCAACGACTTCCCCATCGAGAACGGCATGGCGTTCGAGACGCCGGACGGTCGGGTCGCGGCCGGCGACGGTGGCGGCGGTATCATCCCGTTCTACGAGGGCTACGCCGCCGAGACGGTGACGCTGTACGGCGGGTCGTAG
- a CDS encoding DUF7344 domain-containing protein, translating into MTEGDRSTLDAIYQCLANTRRRDVLRYLQEVDDGIASVGDLADYVVEQETNSPTPSRDSVLTNLYHTHLPMLAGRARRVRRADRDGPVQAPSSVGTDTGRGVISLCRSRGGLDPCASYCRLYVRKDSRHPGVPSIF; encoded by the coding sequence ATGACTGAGGGCGACCGCTCGACGCTAGACGCCATCTATCAATGTCTCGCCAATACGCGTCGGAGAGACGTTCTCAGATACCTCCAGGAAGTCGACGACGGCATCGCATCGGTGGGGGACCTCGCCGACTACGTCGTCGAACAGGAGACGAACTCGCCAACGCCGAGCCGGGACAGCGTCCTCACTAACCTCTACCACACCCATCTGCCAATGCTGGCAGGAAGGGCTCGTCGAGTTCGACGAGCGGACCGAGACGGTCCGGTACAGGCACCATCCAGCGTTGGAACAGATACTGGGCGAGGAGTAATCTCCCTGTGTCGGTCGCGTGGTGGGCTCGACCCTTGCGCCTCGTACTGCCGGCTGTACGTTCGGAAAGACTCTCGGCACCCCGGGGTACCGAGTATTTTCTAA
- a CDS encoding IMPACT family protein, whose amino-acid sequence MADTYRTVADRGEARFEVQGSEFIGHVAPATTVADAEAFVASIREAYADATHNVPAYRVRADPFREYSSDDDEPTGSAGKPGLNVLQQRDIENVVAVVTRYYGGTNLGVGGLARAYSKAVKDGVDAAGVVEEVPHETFSVTVEYDDSGSVRGLLESAGVEFDATYEADVAFDVRVPTAEGAALRDRLRSATSGRADIDVD is encoded by the coding sequence GTGGCAGACACGTATCGAACGGTGGCCGACCGGGGCGAGGCGCGCTTCGAGGTGCAGGGCTCGGAGTTCATCGGCCACGTCGCGCCCGCCACCACCGTCGCGGACGCGGAGGCCTTCGTCGCGTCCATCCGCGAGGCGTACGCCGACGCGACCCACAACGTCCCGGCCTACCGCGTCCGTGCCGACCCCTTCCGGGAGTATTCGAGCGACGACGACGAACCGACCGGGAGTGCCGGCAAACCCGGGCTGAACGTCCTCCAGCAGCGCGATATCGAGAACGTCGTCGCCGTCGTCACCCGCTACTACGGCGGGACGAACCTGGGCGTGGGCGGTCTGGCCCGCGCCTATTCGAAGGCCGTCAAGGACGGCGTCGACGCCGCCGGCGTGGTCGAAGAAGTGCCACACGAGACGTTCAGCGTCACCGTCGAGTACGACGACTCGGGCAGCGTGCGTGGCCTGCTCGAGTCCGCCGGCGTCGAGTTCGACGCCACCTACGAGGCCGACGTGGCCTTCGACGTGCGGGTCCCGACGGCCGAGGGCGCCGCGCTCCGTGACCGCCTCCGGAGCGCGACCAGTGGCCGAGCCGACATCGACGTCGACTGA
- a CDS encoding 2Fe-2S iron-sulfur cluster-binding protein, whose product MATITVRTPDDETHEVTAEPGAVLRDVLLDAALSPHGRYARRLNCGGRGICATCGVRLADAPKPDHWHDDLADRFGYPRLSCQLRVRDGMVVELLDKRVWGGRESQSDGASSTEG is encoded by the coding sequence ATGGCGACCATCACCGTCCGGACGCCCGACGACGAGACACACGAGGTGACCGCCGAGCCGGGTGCCGTCCTGCGCGACGTCCTGCTCGATGCGGCCCTCTCGCCTCACGGCCGGTACGCCAGGCGTCTCAACTGCGGCGGGCGCGGCATCTGTGCGACCTGCGGCGTCCGGCTGGCCGACGCCCCGAAGCCCGACCACTGGCACGACGACCTCGCCGACCGCTTTGGCTACCCGCGGCTCTCCTGTCAGCTCCGCGTCCGCGACGGAATGGTCGTCGAACTGCTGGACAAGCGGGTCTGGGGCGGTCGCGAGTCACAGTCGGACGGGGCGTCGTCGACGGAAGGATAA
- a CDS encoding MFS transporter, producing MNETANSESGTGRDTRRWWTAAVFAYVLLEGAGLQMRGAVVPELRRTFPVTDWQLGLVAPAGTVGFLVVVVLVGAVAGRFETRKLLVLGVVGTGAGILLMGVAPSFTLFLAALLGRGMLTGVGRGTDRPLLSHLYPDERGRIFGYYDMMWAVGATIGPVLVAVAVALGNWRLAYFTLALAFVPVAALVWWLPAPEENGGDDPLDLSELRRIARRPEVVAMALAVFCSTAVEGGLFTWLTTFAEGRLAGPLSTASLSVMLVAYIPGRLASSQLSERFGYVGLSIGLAAVLIPTLAFTFFVAEGLWLLVGFFAVGLTVSGLYPTLLAYGTEAVPEHSAPVNSMAAVASALGIATTPAVMGFVIGGSGVAFAMQLLLVPAGLLLALVVGTELLAGRASER from the coding sequence ATGAACGAGACGGCGAACAGCGAGTCCGGCACCGGGCGCGACACTCGGCGGTGGTGGACTGCCGCCGTCTTCGCCTACGTCCTCCTCGAGGGCGCCGGCCTCCAGATGCGCGGGGCCGTCGTCCCGGAACTCCGCCGGACGTTCCCCGTCACCGACTGGCAACTGGGCCTCGTCGCGCCCGCGGGCACCGTGGGGTTCCTGGTCGTGGTGGTCCTCGTCGGTGCGGTCGCCGGGCGGTTCGAGACCCGGAAACTGCTCGTGCTCGGCGTCGTCGGCACCGGCGCCGGCATCCTCCTGATGGGGGTCGCGCCGTCGTTCACGCTCTTCCTGGCGGCGCTCCTGGGCCGCGGGATGCTGACCGGCGTCGGCCGGGGGACCGACCGGCCGCTGTTGAGCCACCTCTACCCCGACGAGCGCGGGCGAATCTTCGGGTACTACGATATGATGTGGGCCGTCGGCGCGACGATAGGGCCGGTGCTGGTCGCCGTAGCCGTCGCGCTGGGGAACTGGCGGCTGGCCTACTTCACGCTCGCACTGGCGTTCGTCCCCGTCGCGGCGCTCGTCTGGTGGCTCCCGGCCCCCGAGGAGAACGGCGGTGACGACCCGCTCGACCTCTCGGAACTGCGCCGCATCGCCCGCCGCCCCGAGGTGGTGGCGATGGCACTCGCGGTGTTCTGCTCGACGGCCGTCGAGGGCGGCCTGTTCACCTGGCTGACGACCTTCGCCGAGGGGCGACTCGCCGGGCCGCTCTCGACGGCCTCGCTGAGCGTCATGCTCGTCGCGTACATCCCCGGCCGCCTGGCCTCCAGCCAGCTCTCCGAGCGGTTCGGGTACGTCGGCCTGAGTATCGGCCTGGCCGCCGTGCTGATTCCCACGCTGGCGTTCACCTTCTTCGTCGCCGAGGGGCTATGGCTGCTGGTCGGCTTCTTCGCCGTCGGGCTGACCGTGTCGGGGCTCTACCCCACGTTGCTCGCCTACGGCACCGAGGCGGTCCCGGAACACAGCGCCCCGGTCAACTCGATGGCCGCCGTCGCCTCCGCGCTGGGCATCGCCACCACGCCGGCCGTGATGGGCTTCGTCATCGGCGGTTCGGGCGTCGCATTCGCCATGCAACTGCTCCTCGTCCCGGCCGGCCTGTTGCTCGCGCTCGTCGTCGGTACCGAACTGCTCGCCGGGCGCGCGAGCGAGCGGTGA
- the upp gene encoding uracil phosphoribosyltransferase, with the protein MPIEQRGDAFLVTHALAKDELSRIRDVETEQVSFRKGLVRLGRICGYEIIDGRMETEYVEIQTPLTTTMGERVVGLDDVVIVNVLRAATPLVEGLLKAFPRARQGVISASRDESAGMDEDGQFPIAVDYVKLPEIKPEDTVIVADPMLATGSTMCTVLEEITEDGPTPDTLVVLSAVAAPPGIVRLSEAFPDADLLTVAIDDELDEDGFIVPGLGDAGDRAFRTD; encoded by the coding sequence ATGCCAATCGAACAGCGCGGCGACGCCTTTCTCGTCACCCACGCGCTCGCGAAGGACGAACTCTCGCGGATTCGCGACGTCGAGACCGAACAGGTCTCGTTCCGCAAGGGGCTCGTCCGCCTGGGCCGAATCTGTGGGTACGAGATCATCGACGGCCGCATGGAGACGGAGTACGTCGAGATTCAGACGCCCCTGACCACGACGATGGGCGAGCGGGTCGTCGGCCTCGACGACGTCGTCATCGTCAACGTCCTCCGGGCGGCCACGCCTCTCGTGGAGGGCCTCCTGAAGGCGTTCCCACGGGCCCGACAGGGTGTCATCTCCGCCAGCCGCGACGAGTCGGCCGGGATGGACGAGGACGGCCAGTTCCCCATCGCCGTCGACTACGTGAAGCTGCCGGAGATAAAACCAGAGGACACTGTCATCGTCGCCGACCCGATGCTCGCGACGGGGTCGACGATGTGCACCGTCCTCGAGGAGATAACGGAGGACGGGCCGACGCCCGACACCCTCGTCGTCCTCTCGGCGGTGGCCGCGCCGCCCGGTATCGTCCGGCTCTCCGAGGCGTTCCCAGACGCCGACCTCCTGACGGTCGCCATCGACGACGAGCTCGACGAGGACGGGTTCATCGTCCCCGGCCTGGGCGACGCCGGCGACCGCGCCTTCCGGACCGATTGA
- the hisB gene encoding imidazoleglycerol-phosphate dehydratase HisB → MTDRTAAVTRETAETDIDVTLDIDGAGEATVDTGVGFFDHMLGAFATHGLFDLTVQCDGDLEIDAHHTVEDVAITVGQAFDEALGEKRGIQRFADRKVPLDEAVASVVVDVSGRPYFSFDGEFSQREVGGMTSHMAQHFCRSLSTNAGLTLHCGVEGENAHHEVEALFKGLARALDDATRIDERRSDVASTKGEL, encoded by the coding sequence ATGACCGACCGGACGGCGGCCGTGACACGCGAGACGGCCGAAACGGACATCGACGTAACGCTCGACATCGACGGGGCCGGCGAGGCCACCGTCGACACCGGCGTGGGCTTCTTCGACCACATGCTGGGCGCCTTCGCCACCCACGGCCTGTTCGACCTCACCGTCCAGTGCGACGGCGACCTGGAGATCGACGCCCACCACACCGTCGAGGACGTCGCCATCACCGTCGGCCAGGCGTTCGACGAGGCACTGGGCGAGAAGCGCGGCATCCAGCGCTTCGCCGACCGGAAGGTCCCGCTGGACGAGGCCGTCGCCAGCGTCGTCGTCGACGTCTCGGGCCGGCCGTACTTCTCCTTCGACGGCGAGTTCTCCCAGCGCGAGGTCGGCGGGATGACGAGCCACATGGCCCAGCACTTCTGTCGCTCGCTTTCGACGAACGCCGGCCTGACCCTGCACTGTGGCGTCGAGGGCGAGAACGCCCACCACGAGGTCGAGGCGCTGTTCAAGGGGCTGGCGCGGGCGCTCGACGACGCGACCCGCATCGACGAGCGGCGGTCGGACGTGGCGAGCACGAAGGGCGAACTGTAG